The Epilithonimonas zeae genome contains a region encoding:
- a CDS encoding protein-disulfide reductase DsbD family protein has translation MKDLKLVLSTLFLLIITIFNAQIKNPVKFKFDVVSVGKDEYEAVLTGTIEDKWHIYSQDLPPDSGIPTEFKITSKQGIQLLGKVQEIGKKHDEFSEAFGAQIVYYSNKVVFKQKFKPKDATKPATITAEIMYQTCNDRVCLAPNTLEFEKQIEGSKTEVTSGENVDKTKDTVYEVAPAGQVGTVLKPTNIETPAVAKQEGLKVNSLDFKNPLTNCGNVQEKPNDDNWLVLGLGFLGGLIALLTPCVFPMIPLTVSFFTKGNKDKAKGKRDAFIYGFFILLIFVLLSIPFHIIDGISGNIFNQISTNIWLNLFFFAIFLFFALSFFGYYEITLPSWIANKSSKAEEAGGLIGIFFMALTLVIVSFSCTGPILGSLLGGVVAGATNVPTLLTFALGGFGLAWALVFGLLALFPQALQSLPKSGGWMNTVKVVLGFIELALALKFLSKADLVSKTFLLKRELFIVLWIIIAIGLVVYLFGKIRFPHDDKKPKISLSRRILGVFGIVFIGYLIQGLIPSEKPKLQMLSGILPPLNVSYFHNEEDGILGLKPYHNYFEAIEVAKKENKPVLIDFTGYGCENCRKMEEFVWSQDDILPILQNDVIIASVYVDDKEELPENEQIKIDMGEGQMKKVKTIGDKWSLFQQVNFNNNSQPHYVLVTPDQKVINSPVSGYMPKEDFKKFLKCGIDYFKNK, from the coding sequence ATGAAAGATTTAAAATTAGTGTTATCAACACTTTTTCTATTAATAATAACTATTTTCAATGCGCAGATAAAAAACCCGGTTAAGTTCAAATTCGATGTTGTTTCTGTTGGGAAAGACGAATATGAAGCAGTTTTGACGGGAACTATTGAAGATAAATGGCATATTTATTCGCAAGATTTGCCACCGGATTCCGGAATTCCGACTGAATTTAAAATTACTTCAAAACAAGGAATTCAATTGCTTGGAAAAGTTCAGGAAATAGGAAAAAAACATGATGAGTTTTCGGAAGCTTTTGGTGCTCAGATTGTTTATTATTCAAATAAAGTTGTTTTTAAGCAGAAATTCAAACCAAAAGATGCGACAAAACCAGCAACAATTACTGCTGAAATAATGTATCAGACTTGTAATGACCGTGTTTGTCTGGCACCAAATACGTTAGAATTTGAAAAACAAATCGAAGGGAGTAAAACCGAAGTCACTTCTGGCGAAAATGTTGATAAAACAAAAGACACCGTTTATGAAGTCGCTCCGGCAGGACAGGTTGGTACGGTTCTGAAACCTACAAATATTGAAACGCCTGCTGTTGCCAAACAAGAAGGTTTGAAAGTTAATTCTCTGGACTTCAAAAATCCTTTGACGAATTGCGGAAATGTTCAGGAAAAACCGAATGATGACAATTGGTTAGTTCTTGGGTTAGGATTCTTAGGTGGGTTGATTGCGTTGTTGACACCTTGCGTTTTCCCAATGATTCCGTTGACGGTTTCATTCTTTACAAAGGGAAACAAAGACAAAGCAAAAGGTAAAAGAGATGCGTTTATCTACGGATTTTTCATTCTTTTGATTTTTGTTTTATTGAGTATTCCGTTTCATATTATTGATGGGATTTCGGGTAATATTTTTAATCAGATTTCAACTAATATCTGGTTGAATTTATTTTTCTTCGCCATATTTTTATTCTTTGCTTTAAGCTTTTTTGGTTACTACGAAATTACTTTGCCAAGCTGGATTGCCAACAAATCTTCCAAAGCTGAAGAAGCGGGCGGATTGATTGGAATTTTCTTTATGGCCTTGACTTTAGTCATCGTTTCGTTCTCCTGCACAGGTCCGATTTTAGGAAGTTTATTAGGTGGTGTTGTTGCAGGTGCGACAAACGTTCCAACATTGTTGACGTTCGCTTTAGGTGGTTTCGGATTGGCTTGGGCATTGGTTTTTGGATTGTTGGCGTTGTTTCCACAAGCGCTTCAAAGTTTGCCAAAATCTGGCGGTTGGATGAACACTGTGAAAGTCGTTCTTGGATTTATAGAATTGGCATTAGCTTTAAAATTCTTGTCAAAAGCAGATCTAGTTTCCAAAACATTTTTGCTAAAAAGAGAACTGTTCATCGTACTTTGGATTATCATTGCCATTGGATTGGTAGTTTATTTATTCGGAAAAATCAGGTTTCCGCACGATGATAAAAAGCCGAAAATCAGTTTATCAAGAAGAATTCTTGGTGTTTTTGGAATTGTCTTTATTGGATATTTGATTCAAGGATTGATTCCTTCAGAAAAACCGAAATTACAAATGCTAAGCGGAATCTTACCTCCATTGAATGTCAGCTATTTCCACAATGAAGAAGACGGAATTCTTGGATTGAAACCTTATCATAATTATTTCGAAGCGATAGAAGTTGCGAAGAAAGAAAACAAACCGGTTTTGATAGACTTCACAGGTTATGGTTGCGAAAATTGCCGAAAAATGGAGGAATTTGTCTGGAGTCAGGATGATATTTTACCGATTCTTCAAAACGATGTGATTATCGCTTCAGTTTATGTGGATGACAAAGAAGAGCTGCCGGAAAATGAACAGATCAAAATCGATATGGGCGAAGGTCAAATGAAGAAAGTGAAAACTATTGGCGACAAATGGAGTCTGTTCCAGCAGGTTAACTTCAATAATAATTCCCAGCCGCACTATGTTTTGGTAACGCCTGACCAAAAGGTGATTAATTCGCCTGTTTCAGGCTATATGCCAAAAGAGGATTTCAAAAAATTCCTAAAATGTGGAATTGATTATTTTAAAAATAAGTAA
- a CDS encoding GNAT family N-acetyltransferase: MIFREANISDIPQMQIVRNSVNENQLSNPDVVKDKDYEIYLTDNGKGWVCEIENEIVGFAIVDLVESNIWALFLKPKFEKQGIGKHLHNLMLSWYFQQTKTTVWLGTAPKTRAEQFYKFSGWEEIGTHGKEIKFQMTFEQWQNL, from the coding sequence ATGATTTTCAGAGAAGCCAATATCAGCGATATTCCACAAATGCAGATTGTCCGCAATTCTGTAAATGAAAATCAATTGTCCAATCCGGATGTTGTAAAAGATAAAGATTACGAGATTTATTTAACAGACAACGGAAAAGGTTGGGTTTGCGAAATTGAAAATGAAATTGTAGGATTCGCCATCGTAGATTTGGTTGAAAGCAATATTTGGGCATTGTTTCTAAAACCTAAATTCGAAAAGCAAGGCATCGGAAAACACTTACATAACCTGATGTTGAGCTGGTATTTTCAACAGACAAAAACTACAGTTTGGCTGGGAACTGCGCCAAAAACAAGAGCTGAACAATTCTACAAATTTTCTGGCTGGGAAGAAATCGGAACACACGGAAAAGAAATCAAATTTCAGATGACTTTTGAACAATGGCAAAATTTATAA
- a CDS encoding ExbD/TolR family protein encodes MAEVQIKEQSNGKKTQNKKPIRVDMTPMVDLGFLLITFFMFTTNFSKPNAINFSNPPRNTGEPTEINYKNSITFILGKEGKVFYYQADKKDLNDNSLKQVSFDKAQVAKTIETAKANAPKKENFTVIVKPADDSEYKTVIDMLDELALTKSERYGIAEMNGKEKELYQNKVQ; translated from the coding sequence ATGGCAGAAGTACAAATTAAAGAACAATCTAACGGAAAGAAAACTCAAAACAAGAAACCAATTCGTGTGGATATGACACCAATGGTGGATTTGGGATTTTTATTGATTACATTTTTTATGTTTACCACCAATTTCTCAAAACCAAACGCCATCAATTTTTCCAATCCTCCGAGAAATACTGGAGAACCAACAGAAATTAATTATAAAAATTCAATTACATTTATTTTAGGTAAAGAAGGTAAAGTTTTCTATTATCAAGCGGATAAAAAAGATTTGAATGATAATAGTCTAAAACAAGTTTCATTTGATAAAGCTCAGGTTGCAAAAACAATTGAAACAGCAAAAGCAAATGCGCCTAAAAAAGAAAACTTCACAGTCATTGTAAAACCTGCAGATGATTCAGAATATAAAACAGTCATTGATATGTTAGATGAATTGGCACTGACTAAATCCGAACGTTATGGAATTGCGGAAATGAATGGTAAAGAAAAGGAATTGTACCAAAATAAAGTTCAATAA
- a CDS encoding alpha/beta fold hydrolase has product MLNYEIKGEGTENLVLLHGFMENLSIWNDMIPFLSEKFRLIKIDLPGFGKSGVVAEIQTSEIMADEVKKVTDDLGLTEFHLLGHSMGGYISLAFAEKYPEFLKSFTLFFSTYFADDEAKKEIRRKGLRIIKENLRAFVNAGVPNLFNPNEHDILESKIKLAKETAYTSSVDGVLASQKGMIERADRQSVLENFEGKILVLSGKHDSAVNSEKTIKNLPDRTNIKSYVLDCGHNGHWEKPEICASIINIELLHHLPKKLVL; this is encoded by the coding sequence ATGCTCAACTACGAAATAAAAGGAGAAGGAACGGAAAATTTGGTTTTGCTTCACGGCTTTATGGAAAATCTGTCGATTTGGAATGATATGATTCCGTTTCTGTCAGAAAAATTCCGATTGATAAAAATTGATTTGCCAGGTTTTGGAAAGTCTGGGGTTGTTGCTGAAATTCAAACTTCCGAAATAATGGCGGATGAAGTCAAAAAAGTTACTGATGATTTGGGCTTGACAGAATTTCATTTGCTGGGACATTCGATGGGCGGTTATATTTCGCTAGCTTTTGCAGAAAAATATCCTGAATTTCTGAAATCATTTACTTTGTTTTTCTCGACTTATTTTGCCGATGATGAAGCAAAAAAAGAAATCAGAAGAAAAGGCTTGAGAATCATCAAAGAAAATCTTCGGGCTTTCGTCAACGCAGGTGTTCCGAATCTTTTCAATCCTAATGAGCATGATATTTTGGAATCTAAAATTAAATTAGCCAAAGAAACAGCCTACACATCGTCTGTTGATGGTGTTTTGGCTTCTCAAAAAGGAATGATAGAGCGAGCAGATAGACAATCTGTTTTAGAAAACTTTGAAGGAAAAATTCTGGTTCTGTCGGGCAAACACGATTCCGCTGTCAATTCAGAAAAAACCATTAAAAATCTTCCTGATAGAACCAATATCAAATCATATGTTTTGGACTGCGGACATAACGGACATTGGGAAAAACCGGAGATTTGCGCTTCGATTATCAATATAGAATTACTGCATCATTTACCAAAAAAACTCGTTCTCTAA
- a CDS encoding DUF1304 domain-containing protein, with product MEIISKILIAIVALEHLYILYMEMFAWETLGKKTFKGSLPDEMFKPTKKLAANQGLYNGFLSAGLIWSFFISDAIWAKNVAIFFLACVIVAGIYGALSASKKIFVVQALPAIIALIFVFLR from the coding sequence ATGGAAATCATATCAAAAATCCTCATTGCAATCGTAGCTCTGGAGCATCTTTATATTCTTTATATGGAAATGTTCGCTTGGGAAACATTAGGAAAAAAAACATTCAAAGGTTCATTGCCGGATGAGATGTTCAAACCCACCAAAAAACTCGCTGCAAACCAAGGTCTGTACAACGGATTTCTTTCCGCTGGACTCATCTGGAGTTTCTTTATCAGCGATGCGATTTGGGCAAAAAATGTCGCAATTTTCTTCCTTGCGTGTGTTATTGTAGCAGGAATTTACGGCGCATTGTCAGCCTCCAAGAAAATATTTGTCGTTCAGGCTTTACCAGCGATTATTGCACTGATTTTTGTCTTTTTGAGGTAG
- a CDS encoding DHH family phosphoesterase, whose protein sequence is MFTDKEISEINHLLVPENNIVIVTHHNPDGDAIGSSLGLKHYLKTKGIDATVITPNDFPKFLKWMPEAKQIIIGEYKRKIAGEAIYNADVIFCLDFNSPSRIGLLGDWVTKARAKKVLIDHHQMPEQFDYVYSDTTVPATCQMIYHFIQANNDEKLVNLDIAQCLYTGIMTDTGGFRFRSTSATTHRIVAELIEKGADPAIITSNTWDTNTISRLHLLSLVLSRIELTKDGKVAILWLKRSELKEYGFDKGDTEGFVNYGLSVLGTKMAVFFMEDLYEDFIKISFRSKDSVDTNQFARKYFNGGGHINASGGKYFKSMEETIEDFKEKIETEDF, encoded by the coding sequence ATGTTTACAGACAAAGAAATCTCAGAAATCAATCATCTTCTCGTTCCGGAAAATAACATCGTTATTGTAACGCATCATAATCCTGACGGAGACGCAATTGGTTCTTCTCTTGGTCTTAAACATTACTTGAAAACAAAAGGAATTGATGCCACTGTAATCACACCCAATGATTTTCCGAAATTTCTAAAGTGGATGCCAGAAGCGAAACAAATCATCATTGGTGAATATAAAAGAAAAATAGCTGGCGAAGCCATTTACAATGCGGATGTTATTTTTTGTCTTGATTTTAATTCACCTTCAAGAATTGGACTTCTTGGAGATTGGGTAACTAAAGCAAGAGCCAAAAAAGTTTTGATTGACCATCATCAGATGCCGGAACAATTTGATTACGTTTATTCTGATACAACAGTTCCTGCGACCTGCCAAATGATTTATCACTTTATCCAAGCGAATAATGATGAAAAATTAGTTAATCTTGATATTGCACAATGTCTTTATACAGGAATAATGACAGATACAGGCGGATTCAGGTTCCGTTCTACGAGTGCAACAACCCACAGAATTGTGGCTGAATTGATTGAAAAAGGTGCTGACCCAGCGATTATCACTTCCAATACTTGGGACACCAATACAATTTCCCGCTTACATTTGCTTTCATTAGTACTTAGCAGAATCGAGTTGACTAAAGATGGAAAAGTGGCCATTCTTTGGCTGAAACGTTCTGAACTGAAAGAATACGGCTTCGACAAAGGCGATACGGAAGGTTTTGTGAATTATGGGTTGAGTGTACTGGGAACTAAAATGGCGGTTTTCTTTATGGAAGATCTTTATGAGGATTTTATCAAAATCTCTTTCCGTTCCAAAGATTCTGTGGACACGAATCAGTTTGCTCGAAAATACTTCAATGGTGGTGGACACATCAATGCTTCCGGTGGAAAATATTTCAAATCGATGGAAGAAACAATTGAGGATTTCAAAGAAAAAATTGAAACGGAAGACTTTTAA
- a CDS encoding T9SS type A sorting domain-containing protein, with translation MKKLYTLLIGFFCVLGYSQNPLLFDKNWKTEKVIIGNNTILPNENSGYFINFNKTNTFSYYSKICSENWGNINYNTISDDFTITLANHYLTNCTFTDLTNFDINYSLFFTKNSSGTNKINYNIESNSTGQKLILSNSSGDQIVYNFYTPPVNLTSKTWSINSLKINGINYNKPSQYLGGSTTIGIDGFFNTSYFNTGQGQIGFFADNKFSVLSLSVTLADSDNPQISQFDGLYFDNFFSGIDGRINPYFYEFSNDNNTLTIIKFNGDTATYSNKFLSTSEISKSKISVYPNPSSDVVKIENLKPNSLLELIDSSGKLIRTISNIKSDKTEINIKNLASGIYYLKVDGQSVQKIIKK, from the coding sequence ATGAAAAAACTCTATACTTTATTGATCGGTTTTTTTTGCGTCCTGGGATATTCCCAAAATCCACTTTTATTTGATAAAAATTGGAAAACAGAAAAAGTCATTATTGGAAACAACACTATTCTCCCAAATGAAAACAGTGGATATTTTATCAATTTTAATAAAACGAATACATTTTCCTATTACAGTAAAATATGTTCTGAAAATTGGGGAAATATCAATTACAACACCATTTCAGATGATTTCACAATCACCCTTGCCAATCACTATTTAACCAACTGTACCTTTACAGACTTGACTAATTTCGACATAAATTATTCTTTATTTTTTACAAAAAATTCATCTGGGACTAATAAAATTAATTATAACATTGAAAGTAACTCTACAGGTCAAAAATTAATCCTTTCAAACAGTTCTGGCGATCAGATTGTATATAATTTTTATACACCTCCTGTAAATTTAACATCAAAAACATGGAGCATAAACTCTTTAAAGATTAATGGAATTAATTATAATAAACCATCTCAATATTTAGGAGGAAGTACTACAATTGGTATTGATGGATTTTTCAACACATCATATTTCAATACAGGACAAGGTCAAATTGGTTTTTTTGCCGATAATAAATTTAGTGTCCTGTCATTATCCGTAACACTAGCCGATTCTGACAATCCACAAATATCCCAGTTTGATGGATTGTATTTTGACAACTTTTTCAGTGGTATAGATGGAAGAATAAATCCTTACTTCTACGAATTTTCTAATGATAATAATACTTTAACCATTATTAAATTCAATGGAGATACTGCCACTTACTCAAATAAATTCCTTTCAACATCAGAAATTTCAAAATCAAAAATCTCGGTTTATCCAAATCCATCATCTGATGTTGTAAAAATTGAAAATCTAAAACCGAATTCATTATTAGAATTAATAGACAGTTCAGGAAAATTGATTAGAACAATTTCTAATATTAAGTCAGATAAAACTGAGATTAATATTAAAAATTTAGCGTCGGGAATATATTATTTGAAAGTCGACGGGCAATCTGTACAGAAGATTATCAAAAAATAA
- a CDS encoding T9SS type A sorting domain-containing protein has protein sequence MKKLYTLLFSFLWLLGFSQSYSSLMNINWKIDKIEKNNTNYFPPLNNGYGIFNEGFDTFNNSNYFTLSSGLYNSVAGRITWRDNYFNIPAISFTLGIYEGENEQAVKFFDFLIYEFYTGNQNQQNTENYYFVYSESNGGKSLVISRSNGDKIFYSNKILSTSDVSKSKISIHPNPSSEYIFIENLKLNSNIELYDNTGKLVKTISNNTSKQEINIKKLLPGIYYLRIDGKSVQKIIKK, from the coding sequence ATGAAAAAACTTTACACTTTATTATTTAGCTTTTTATGGCTATTAGGATTTTCTCAGTCTTATTCATCATTAATGAATATAAATTGGAAAATTGATAAAATAGAAAAAAACAACACAAACTATTTTCCTCCACTTAATAATGGATATGGGATATTTAATGAAGGTTTTGACACTTTCAATAACTCTAACTATTTTACATTATCTTCTGGATTATATAACTCTGTAGCGGGAAGAATAACATGGAGAGATAATTACTTCAATATACCAGCAATCAGTTTTACGTTAGGAATTTATGAGGGTGAGAATGAACAAGCTGTAAAGTTTTTTGATTTCCTAATTTACGAATTCTATACAGGAAATCAAAATCAACAAAATACTGAAAATTATTATTTTGTTTACAGTGAAAGCAATGGCGGTAAAAGTTTAGTTATATCCCGTTCTAATGGAGATAAAATCTTTTATTCAAATAAAATTTTAAGCACTTCCGACGTTTCAAAATCAAAAATCTCTATTCATCCGAATCCTTCATCAGAATATATTTTTATAGAAAACTTAAAACTTAATTCTAATATTGAATTGTATGACAATACTGGAAAATTGGTAAAAACAATCTCTAACAATACGTCTAAACAAGAAATCAACATCAAAAAACTTTTACCCGGAATTTACTACTTAAGAATTGATGGAAAGTCTGTCCAAAAAATAATCAAAAAATAA